Proteins encoded in a region of the Marinococcus sp. PL1-022 genome:
- a CDS encoding agmatinase family protein yields the protein MNRPLIYGNTPTFLHASSVAKDLSKAANYQATIYGVPWEGAVTWGAYTGCELGPKVIRQCSERYSGYLPELDGIDVLSHYSLADAGDVSTTPADVPATMDSIQSFASSLWASGTFPVGLGGDHGITYPVIRALGETTGKKIGIIHIDAHFDNNDESMGDEFGRGSPFARLYEYEQVRNESLVHLGIHGPRNKAVNGRSAKEAGAVTITIDKIRNAPDLKAFAKEVYETASEGTDEVYLSICSDILDYAYNPGGPADANGLRPEQLLTLIHEFGIHGVCGMDFVEVYPQQDQNDFSSHFVTLAVLYVLAGRLKQEGKA from the coding sequence ATGAACCGGCCACTTATTTACGGAAATACACCGACCTTCCTTCACGCTTCTTCAGTAGCAAAAGACTTATCGAAAGCAGCAAACTACCAGGCCACTATTTACGGCGTGCCATGGGAGGGAGCGGTAACCTGGGGAGCGTATACAGGCTGCGAGCTGGGGCCGAAGGTGATCCGCCAGTGCTCCGAGCGCTACAGCGGCTATCTGCCTGAGCTTGACGGCATCGATGTACTCAGCCATTACAGCCTCGCTGATGCCGGCGACGTTTCCACCACGCCGGCTGACGTCCCGGCCACCATGGACTCCATCCAGTCATTCGCTTCTTCTTTATGGGCGTCCGGCACTTTTCCTGTCGGTCTCGGAGGAGACCATGGCATCACATATCCTGTCATACGGGCGCTTGGTGAAACTACCGGAAAAAAAATCGGCATCATTCATATCGATGCCCACTTTGATAATAACGATGAATCGATGGGCGACGAGTTCGGGCGCGGTTCCCCATTTGCGCGCCTGTATGAATACGAGCAGGTGCGCAATGAGAGCCTCGTGCATCTTGGCATTCACGGCCCGCGCAATAAAGCAGTCAATGGCAGGTCAGCCAAAGAAGCGGGGGCTGTCACGATTACTATCGATAAAATTCGTAATGCTCCGGATTTAAAAGCATTTGCCAAGGAAGTCTATGAAACTGCTTCTGAGGGGACCGATGAAGTATATTTAAGTATCTGCAGCGATATTTTAGATTATGCTTACAATCCAGGCGGCCCGGCGGATGCAAATGGCCTCCGCCCCGAGCAGCTGCTCACCCTTATTCATGAATTCGGTATACACGGTGTCTGCGGCATGGATTTTGTTGAAGTCTACCCGCAGCAGGACCAAAACGATTTTTCCTCTCATTTTGTCACGCTGGCTGTGCTCTACGTACTTGCCGGGAGATTAAAGCAGGAAGGAAAAGCATAA
- the hemH gene encoding ferrochelatase, protein MKKKTGLLVMAYGTPRSLDEVESYYTHIRRGNKPSEEALEDLVSRYKAIGGVSPLAKITEDQAYGLGEVMNERHPEREFHVYIGLKHIDPFIEDAVAEMKRDGIEEAYSIVLAPHFSTFSVKSYNGRAQEESSRINGPAIHSVESWYDQPKFLHYWAERVRTMLDGLDETKTCVIFSAHSLPEKIIAKGDPYPEQLKETAQWIAERANVQHYDIGWQSEGNTPDPWLGPDVQDLTKDLHHQYGYESFVYCPVGFVADHLEVLFDNDVECKDACDSVGAAYYRPEMPNSQREFLEALGDAIDALVEQKVSS, encoded by the coding sequence ATGAAAAAGAAAACCGGCCTTTTGGTGATGGCTTATGGAACTCCGAGAAGCCTCGACGAAGTAGAAAGCTATTACACTCATATCCGGCGCGGAAACAAACCGTCCGAAGAAGCCCTGGAGGATCTTGTCTCCCGCTATAAAGCAATTGGCGGAGTGTCCCCGCTTGCAAAAATTACAGAGGATCAGGCCTACGGTCTGGGTGAAGTGATGAACGAACGCCACCCGGAACGGGAGTTTCACGTGTATATCGGCTTAAAGCATATTGATCCGTTTATCGAGGATGCTGTGGCTGAAATGAAAAGGGATGGCATCGAGGAGGCGTACAGTATTGTCCTGGCGCCGCATTTTTCGACATTCAGCGTAAAGTCATATAATGGACGGGCCCAGGAGGAATCCTCCCGTATCAACGGCCCGGCGATTCACAGTGTAGAAAGCTGGTACGACCAGCCGAAGTTTCTGCACTACTGGGCTGAGCGGGTGCGTACCATGCTTGATGGGCTTGATGAAACGAAAACATGCGTTATCTTTTCTGCTCACAGCCTTCCGGAAAAAATCATCGCCAAAGGAGATCCTTATCCGGAACAGCTGAAAGAAACTGCTCAGTGGATCGCAGAGCGCGCCAATGTTCAGCACTACGATATTGGCTGGCAGAGTGAAGGGAACACCCCGGATCCGTGGCTCGGACCGGATGTGCAGGACTTAACAAAGGATTTGCACCATCAATACGGCTATGAGTCATTCGTTTACTGCCCGGTAGGATTTGTAGCCGATCATCTTGAAGTATTGTTTGATAATGATGTTGAATGTAAAGACGCCTGCGACAGTGTAGGAGCGGCATACTACCGGCCGGAAATGCCAAACAGTCAGCGTGAGTTCCTGGAGGCGCTCGGCGACGCGATTGATGCTTTAGTGGAACAGAAGGTTTCCTCATAA
- the hemE gene encoding uroporphyrinogen decarboxylase has protein sequence MKETLYNNTFLEAAGGNYTGHVPVWYMRQAGRSQPEYRKLKEKYSLVEITHDPELCAYVTRLPVEQYQNDAAILYKDIMTPLPSIGVDVEIKPGIGPVIDRPIETVDDVKRLGTLEPEKDIDYVLETIKLLRQQLNVPLISFSGAPFTLASYMIEGGPSKNYHRTKSFMYSQPDAWFALMDTLGDMVIRYAGAQIEAGAQSIQIFDSWVGALNASDYRQYVKPVMTRIFAALEEKNVPVSMFGVGAGHLLEDWNDLPLSIIGLDWRTSILEARSRGVTKTLQGNLDPSLLLAPWPEIEKRAAAIIDEGIHHPGFIFNLGHGVFPDVKPDTLKRLTAFVHEYSKEQLEGRR, from the coding sequence ATGAAAGAAACCTTATATAATAATACTTTTTTAGAAGCAGCAGGAGGAAACTACACTGGACACGTGCCGGTATGGTATATGCGGCAGGCAGGGAGGTCTCAGCCTGAATACCGTAAATTAAAAGAGAAGTATTCGCTGGTGGAAATTACTCATGATCCCGAACTGTGTGCTTATGTAACCCGGCTGCCGGTGGAACAGTATCAAAACGATGCGGCTATTTTATATAAAGACATTATGACCCCGCTGCCGTCTATCGGCGTAGATGTAGAAATAAAACCGGGCATTGGTCCGGTCATTGACCGTCCGATTGAAACGGTGGATGATGTAAAACGGCTTGGAACGCTTGAACCGGAAAAGGATATCGACTACGTGCTTGAAACAATTAAGCTACTGCGCCAGCAGCTGAATGTGCCGTTAATCAGCTTTAGCGGGGCGCCGTTTACACTGGCGAGTTATATGATTGAAGGCGGACCGTCAAAAAACTACCACCGGACAAAAAGCTTTATGTATTCGCAGCCGGACGCCTGGTTTGCATTGATGGATACACTGGGTGACATGGTGATTCGGTACGCTGGTGCTCAGATAGAGGCGGGAGCCCAGTCTATTCAAATCTTTGACTCCTGGGTTGGTGCCTTAAACGCCTCCGATTACCGCCAGTATGTGAAGCCTGTGATGACCAGAATATTTGCAGCTTTAGAAGAAAAGAATGTACCGGTGTCCATGTTTGGAGTCGGTGCCGGCCATCTGCTTGAAGACTGGAACGATCTGCCGCTCTCCATTATTGGACTGGACTGGCGGACCTCCATACTTGAAGCCAGAAGCCGGGGCGTCACTAAAACGCTTCAGGGCAACCTGGATCCGAGTTTACTGCTTGCCCCGTGGCCGGAAATAGAGAAAAGAGCTGCCGCTATTATTGATGAAGGCATTCACCATCCCGGATTTATTTTTAATTTGGGGCACGGGGTATTCCCGGATGTGAAGCCTGATACGTTGAAACGCTTAACAGCTTTCGTTCATGAATATTCGAAAGAACAGTTGGAGGGAAGACGATGA
- a CDS encoding PBP1A family penicillin-binding protein encodes MNKRKWGKRLLIAAAAFLLIFGIYLSSVVIGAAAISEKQLTMNETTTIVDDSGEQLAELYSEDREVIEEEQIPDHVKEAFISIEDIRFYDHRGIDPRAIARALYRDILAGGIVEGGSTITQQLAKNAFLSSDQTFLRKTKEVLIAMGLEKKFSKDEVMGYYLNQIYFGHGAYGIQSASQQYFGKDASDLNVEEGAMLAAMVKGPSNYSPVDEPEEAKERRDTVIAIMEREGYISEEEKATAASASLPSGLQEQQTHPEYYTYVDMLMKEAQEKYSIEPEEIYKGGYTIQVPMNEEMQQASYSLMQEEAYYPDGSEDAESAFFMMNHNTGGVVAVQGGRDYERQGMNRAEVKRQPGSAFKPLAVYGPALESGDYEPYSTLKDEQLDYDGYSPKNNSGEYQGEVTMSEALEQSINTSAVWLYDKLERSSTNDFLEKTGIEPQGDGLATALGGLENGVTPAQLTEAYTTFSNNGTKTEPYFITNIKDRNGNIIVEHETKEQEVMDPQNAWYMTRMLENVVENGTASAGSTSYDLAGKTGTTSFEAVEGGARDAWFAGYTPQWTGTLWMGYDQTTEDNYLTGGSSHAVELFKSILNETPAGSSAVEFEKPEGVRDLEEPVELPEIDSLEGDLTFAGDGFLNVELTWEASEDDRVNYTIYEVTDGEREEIDQVRGQGSYTIQNANPFNLREYIVVPSYEPTNQEGEESNTAEVQARSIFGLGG; translated from the coding sequence ATGAATAAACGGAAATGGGGAAAACGGCTGCTGATAGCTGCAGCAGCTTTTCTTCTGATTTTTGGCATATATTTATCCTCCGTTGTAATCGGCGCTGCTGCGATCAGTGAAAAGCAGCTGACGATGAATGAAACAACGACAATAGTTGATGACAGCGGGGAACAATTAGCGGAGCTGTATTCAGAGGACAGAGAAGTTATTGAAGAAGAACAAATACCGGATCACGTAAAAGAGGCATTTATTTCCATTGAAGATATCAGGTTTTATGACCACCGTGGCATTGACCCGAGAGCGATTGCGCGTGCGCTTTACCGTGATATTTTAGCTGGCGGCATCGTGGAGGGCGGAAGTACGATTACTCAGCAGCTGGCAAAAAATGCTTTTCTCTCGAGTGACCAGACCTTCCTGCGTAAAACAAAGGAAGTGCTGATTGCTATGGGACTTGAAAAGAAATTCTCCAAGGATGAAGTAATGGGATATTATTTAAACCAGATATACTTCGGTCACGGGGCTTACGGCATCCAGTCTGCATCCCAGCAGTATTTCGGCAAAGACGCTTCTGATTTGAATGTCGAAGAAGGCGCTATGCTGGCGGCGATGGTAAAAGGACCAAGTAATTATTCGCCGGTGGATGAGCCGGAGGAGGCCAAAGAACGAAGAGATACCGTCATCGCTATCATGGAGCGTGAAGGGTACATATCAGAAGAAGAAAAAGCAACAGCAGCTTCTGCATCTCTTCCTTCCGGGCTCCAGGAACAGCAGACCCATCCGGAATACTATACGTATGTGGATATGCTCATGAAAGAAGCTCAGGAAAAATACAGCATTGAACCGGAAGAAATTTATAAAGGCGGCTACACGATTCAGGTGCCGATGAATGAAGAAATGCAGCAGGCTTCCTACAGCCTGATGCAGGAAGAGGCGTATTATCCGGACGGCTCAGAGGACGCGGAGAGTGCCTTCTTTATGATGAATCATAACACTGGCGGCGTGGTCGCTGTTCAGGGCGGCCGTGATTACGAACGACAGGGCATGAACCGGGCGGAGGTAAAGCGGCAGCCGGGTTCAGCCTTTAAACCACTGGCAGTGTATGGACCGGCCCTTGAATCCGGAGATTATGAGCCTTATTCGACACTCAAGGATGAACAACTGGATTACGACGGCTACTCTCCAAAAAATAATAGCGGGGAGTATCAGGGCGAAGTGACGATGAGTGAAGCACTGGAGCAGTCCATCAATACATCAGCAGTATGGCTTTATGATAAGCTCGAACGCAGCTCGACGAATGACTTTTTAGAGAAAACAGGCATCGAGCCGCAGGGGGACGGACTGGCGACGGCTCTTGGCGGTCTCGAAAACGGGGTCACGCCGGCTCAGTTAACAGAAGCCTATACGACGTTTTCAAACAATGGCACAAAAACTGAGCCGTACTTTATTACAAACATTAAAGATCGTAACGGAAATATTATTGTGGAACATGAAACAAAAGAGCAGGAAGTGATGGATCCGCAGAATGCATGGTACATGACCCGTATGCTCGAAAATGTAGTGGAAAACGGGACAGCATCAGCCGGAAGCACCTCCTACGATTTAGCTGGCAAAACAGGAACCACTTCATTTGAAGCGGTGGAAGGCGGGGCTAGAGACGCCTGGTTCGCCGGCTATACACCGCAGTGGACCGGCACGCTTTGGATGGGATACGACCAGACAACTGAAGACAATTATTTAACCGGCGGCAGTTCCCATGCGGTTGAACTGTTCAAATCCATTTTAAACGAGACTCCAGCTGGAAGCAGCGCGGTAGAATTTGAAAAGCCGGAAGGGGTACGTGATCTGGAAGAGCCTGTGGAGCTTCCGGAAATTGATTCGCTTGAAGGGGATCTTACATTTGCCGGTGACGGTTTCTTAAACGTGGAGCTTACGTGGGAAGCGTCTGAAGACGATCGCGTTAATTACACGATTTACGAAGTGACGGATGGAGAACGTGAAGAGATCGACCAGGTCCGCGGGCAGGGGAGCTACACGATCCAAAATGCAAACCCGTTTAATTTAAGAGAGTATATTGTCGTCCCTTCCTACGAACCGACAAACCAGGAAGGCGAAGAGTCGAACACGGCAGAGGTACAGGCCCGTTCTATCTTCGGATTAGGAGGGTGA
- the liaF gene encoding cell wall-active antibiotics response protein LiaF — MSQRIGFLGLGIIIAGVSIVSSQLGFDASLFIWPIIALSLACFFVYQRNYWLSAMFVGFALLHISNRADVPFIFTAVITVLFLTGIILFYFWWSSSRREIDIDKDLNASEEKSRHERSTSYAHEVRRAGQERELPAQHRFLAGQCVYIKKPFRLREAAVQYGAGEVIIDFSKAKTEEETLPVRISGMVGSIKLFVPENWDINIDAKTLIGETKVLGYKEEGLRAAMKVEHKAKEQTQVTLNIQAELVIGSIQVKYAKNPAVSV, encoded by the coding sequence ATGAGCCAAAGAATCGGTTTTCTGGGACTGGGTATTATCATTGCCGGCGTAAGTATCGTATCTTCCCAGCTTGGTTTTGACGCTAGTTTATTCATATGGCCTATCATTGCATTAAGCCTTGCGTGCTTTTTTGTATACCAGCGGAATTACTGGCTCAGCGCTATGTTTGTCGGTTTCGCCCTGTTGCATATATCCAACCGGGCGGATGTGCCTTTTATATTTACAGCAGTAATCACCGTGCTCTTCCTAACGGGAATTATTCTGTTTTATTTCTGGTGGAGCAGCTCCAGGAGAGAGATAGATATTGATAAAGATCTGAATGCGTCTGAGGAAAAAAGCCGGCATGAAAGAAGCACCTCCTATGCACATGAGGTGCGCCGGGCCGGGCAGGAACGGGAACTTCCGGCACAGCACCGCTTTTTGGCAGGCCAGTGCGTCTATATAAAGAAGCCTTTCAGACTCCGTGAGGCCGCTGTCCAATACGGAGCCGGCGAGGTGATTATAGATTTTTCGAAAGCCAAAACAGAAGAAGAGACGCTGCCAGTGCGGATCAGTGGCATGGTCGGGAGCATTAAGCTTTTTGTTCCGGAAAACTGGGATATTAACATTGACGCAAAGACGCTTATTGGAGAAACGAAGGTGCTCGGCTATAAAGAAGAGGGTCTGAGGGCAGCGATGAAGGTAGAGCATAAGGCGAAAGAGCAGACACAGGTGACATTAAATATCCAGGCAGAGCTTGTTATTGGCAGCATTCAGGTTAAGTATGCAAAAAATCCAGCTGTTTCCGTGTAA
- a CDS encoding M20 family metallopeptidase, whose product MDNLFSRLEELYPEMVEIRRYLHQYPELSFEEEQTPAYIADYHRQLGHDVRTGVGGRGVTAVLRGEKPGPVIALRADFDALPIQENTGLPFASKTDGVMHACGHDGHTAYLLVLAKALQEERHSLSGTVVFIHQHAEEYAPGGAIEMIQDGCLEGVDVIFGTHLWATVPYGTVQYCEGPMMAASDRFHITIRGKGGHGAQPHLTKDAIVIGSQVVTSLQQIVSRRLDPLHSGVLSVGSFEAVNAFNVIAESAKLTGTTRCFNENVRDIFEEEIGKIVHGTCEASGAEADYEYLRGYPPVDNHRDEARFIAECAEKTESVQKTEYMSPSMAGEDYAHYLRHVKGTYFFTGAGHPDWETTYPHHHSKFDIDERAMLTAAQVIGRAVLEYPGPSS is encoded by the coding sequence GTGGATAATTTATTCAGCAGATTAGAAGAGCTTTACCCGGAAATGGTGGAGATTCGCAGGTACCTGCACCAGTACCCTGAGCTTTCCTTTGAGGAAGAACAGACGCCTGCCTACATAGCCGATTATCATCGTCAACTGGGGCATGATGTGCGTACCGGTGTAGGGGGACGCGGTGTTACCGCCGTGCTCCGTGGTGAAAAGCCCGGTCCCGTTATCGCTCTCCGGGCGGATTTTGATGCCCTGCCCATCCAGGAGAACACCGGCCTTCCTTTCGCTTCAAAGACGGACGGCGTGATGCATGCCTGCGGGCATGACGGCCATACTGCGTACCTGCTTGTTCTCGCTAAAGCCCTGCAGGAAGAAAGGCACAGCTTAAGCGGCACTGTGGTTTTCATCCACCAGCACGCGGAAGAATATGCCCCCGGCGGCGCAATTGAGATGATTCAGGACGGGTGCCTTGAAGGGGTGGACGTCATCTTTGGCACGCACTTATGGGCGACGGTGCCCTACGGAACTGTCCAGTATTGCGAAGGGCCGATGATGGCGGCTTCAGACCGTTTTCATATTACGATTCGCGGCAAGGGCGGGCACGGGGCCCAGCCGCATCTTACCAAGGATGCCATCGTCATTGGCTCCCAGGTGGTCACCAGCCTGCAGCAGATTGTCAGCCGCCGCCTCGATCCGCTTCATTCCGGAGTGCTGTCCGTCGGCTCGTTTGAAGCCGTCAACGCCTTTAACGTAATTGCCGAAAGCGCGAAGCTTACCGGCACTACCCGCTGCTTTAATGAAAACGTGCGGGACATATTCGAAGAAGAAATTGGAAAAATTGTCCACGGCACCTGCGAAGCATCCGGAGCCGAAGCCGACTATGAATACCTGCGCGGCTATCCCCCGGTAGACAACCATCGTGATGAAGCCCGGTTTATTGCTGAATGTGCTGAAAAAACAGAATCAGTCCAAAAGACAGAGTATATGAGCCCGTCGATGGCTGGAGAGGATTACGCGCATTATCTCCGGCATGTGAAAGGAACCTATTTCTTCACAGGAGCAGGCCATCCGGACTGGGAAACGACGTATCCACACCATCATTCGAAATTTGATATTGATGAACGGGCGATGCTCACCGCAGCCCAGGTCATTGGAAGAGCCGTTTTGGAATACCCCGGCCCTTCATCATAA
- a CDS encoding ABC transporter permease, with protein MTGKWWNERAGAFWGKAGRYLRLIGNSGFMFALYILLFAGAVFYPTFLDWLPHSPWVVIALWLIFSVLTLRGPVRPFVQSGDLVFLLPLEKRMTPFFKKSIRYSAALQGVEVLAAYIVLGPVIQERTAAGGPGYIGMLLLLLVITFLTTFIKWEEWKWHNHTHRYISTAIRWVWPALLMLAAWWGSIFLAGAGLLGLIGHWQLVKRRSASMLLRWEVLLEAENHQLAKFYRFVQSFAEVPHIEVKIKRRRWLASLVDKFTHKQENTYLYLYGKAFVRSGEYAGMFIRLLVVCGLVMYAFAPEWMRLGIGGLFLYMTAVQLQALKSHYATIDWPDLYPVPAKWKEQAFITFTRALLMVQGAGIVLLHVWIGQSLVVTAALILFVALLLLYYPRWVTRRKQKEMI; from the coding sequence ATGACTGGAAAGTGGTGGAACGAGCGGGCAGGAGCTTTCTGGGGGAAGGCCGGGCGTTACCTGCGGTTAATCGGTAACAGCGGTTTTATGTTTGCGCTGTATATTCTCCTGTTTGCCGGAGCAGTGTTTTATCCGACTTTTCTGGACTGGCTCCCGCATTCTCCGTGGGTGGTGATTGCTCTTTGGCTGATTTTTTCTGTATTAACGCTTCGCGGGCCTGTCCGGCCGTTTGTTCAGTCCGGAGACCTTGTATTTCTGCTCCCGCTTGAAAAACGGATGACCCCATTCTTTAAAAAATCGATTCGTTACTCAGCGGCTCTGCAGGGAGTGGAAGTGCTTGCCGCGTATATTGTTCTCGGCCCGGTTATTCAGGAACGCACCGCCGCCGGTGGACCCGGCTATATCGGAATGCTGCTGCTTTTGCTCGTAATAACCTTTCTAACCACATTTATTAAATGGGAAGAATGGAAATGGCACAACCACACTCATCGTTACATATCTACAGCGATCCGCTGGGTCTGGCCGGCTCTTTTAATGCTTGCTGCCTGGTGGGGAAGCATTTTTCTGGCCGGTGCTGGTCTCCTTGGATTGATTGGGCACTGGCAGCTGGTAAAGAGGCGTTCTGCTTCCATGCTCCTGCGGTGGGAAGTGCTTCTCGAAGCCGAGAACCATCAGCTGGCTAAATTTTACCGTTTTGTTCAGTCATTTGCGGAAGTGCCGCATATTGAAGTGAAAATTAAACGCCGGCGCTGGCTGGCCTCACTTGTGGACAAATTCACCCATAAGCAGGAAAATACGTATTTGTATTTGTACGGCAAAGCTTTTGTGCGTTCGGGAGAATATGCAGGTATGTTTATCCGCCTGCTTGTAGTCTGCGGTCTGGTCATGTACGCCTTTGCCCCGGAATGGATGCGTCTTGGGATTGGAGGCTTGTTTCTTTATATGACCGCAGTACAGCTGCAGGCACTGAAAAGCCACTATGCCACGATTGACTGGCCGGATCTGTATCCTGTGCCCGCCAAGTGGAAAGAACAGGCATTTATTACGTTCACGAGGGCACTTTTGATGGTGCAGGGAGCGGGAATTGTTCTGCTTCACGTCTGGATCGGGCAGTCGCTTGTGGTAACGGCAGCACTTATTTTATTTGTGGCGCTGCTTCTTCTGTATTATCCCCGCTGGGTTACCCGCAGAAAGCAAAAAGAGATGATATAA
- a CDS encoding ABC transporter ATP-binding protein: MTALLNINHITGGYNIHKPVLHDLEFDVAPGEIVGLIGLNGAGKSTTIKHVLGLMEPAEGEIYINNKTIHEDAEAYRKQLAYIPESPILYEEMTLWEHLRLTAMAYGVPEGVWEKRSESLMETYQMSRRKHWFPNHFSKGMRQKVMIMCAFLVEPKLYVVDEPFVGLDPVAIKSLLDMMVEMKENGAGILMSTHILATAERYCDRFVLLHEGRVALKGTMREIQEQAGMPGANLDDLYIEVTKGEITS, translated from the coding sequence ATGACAGCACTACTTAATATTAATCATATTACCGGCGGATACAATATCCACAAGCCGGTGCTCCATGATCTGGAATTTGATGTGGCCCCCGGGGAAATTGTTGGCTTAATCGGGTTGAACGGCGCCGGGAAAAGTACGACAATTAAGCATGTTCTCGGACTGATGGAGCCGGCGGAAGGCGAAATTTATATTAATAATAAAACCATTCATGAGGATGCAGAGGCATATAGGAAGCAGCTGGCATACATTCCCGAATCACCTATATTGTACGAGGAAATGACACTCTGGGAGCATCTGCGCCTGACAGCCATGGCCTACGGAGTACCCGAAGGAGTCTGGGAGAAGCGAAGTGAAAGCCTGATGGAAACCTATCAGATGAGCCGGAGAAAACACTGGTTTCCCAATCATTTTTCAAAAGGGATGAGACAGAAGGTGATGATCATGTGCGCCTTTTTGGTAGAGCCAAAGCTGTATGTGGTCGATGAACCGTTTGTCGGGCTCGACCCGGTAGCCATTAAATCACTGCTCGACATGATGGTGGAAATGAAGGAGAACGGAGCAGGAATTTTAATGTCCACGCATATTCTGGCGACTGCAGAACGCTATTGTGACCGCTTTGTGCTGCTGCATGAAGGACGTGTCGCTTTGAAAGGAACCATGAGGGAAATCCAGGAGCAGGCGGGAATGCCTGGAGCGAATCTTGATGATTTGTATATCGAAGTGACTAAAGGAGAAATCACATCATGA
- a CDS encoding HIT family protein codes for MANNDDCIFCKIASGEIPASVVYEDDELLAFMDLGQTTKGHTLLIPKDHQENIYELHPETAAALFKKAPEIANAIKEAFQPAGMNLLNNNNSVASQSVFHYHLHFIPRYTENDGFSFTFTDNNEQYTSADLADMAKGIADRL; via the coding sequence ATGGCCAACAATGATGACTGCATTTTCTGCAAAATAGCATCCGGGGAAATTCCTGCTTCTGTCGTCTATGAGGATGACGAACTTTTGGCCTTTATGGACCTGGGACAGACAACAAAAGGCCACACCCTTTTAATTCCAAAGGATCATCAGGAAAATATTTATGAACTCCATCCCGAAACAGCGGCGGCTCTATTTAAAAAAGCTCCCGAGATTGCGAACGCTATAAAAGAAGCCTTTCAGCCAGCCGGTATGAATCTTCTAAATAACAATAACAGCGTGGCCTCGCAGTCCGTTTTTCATTATCACCTTCATTTCATCCCCCGTTATACAGAAAACGATGGATTTTCTTTTACATTCACCGACAACAACGAACAGTATACTAGCGCTGATTTAGCCGATATGGCTAAAGGGATTGCCGATCGTTTATAG
- the serC gene encoding 3-phosphoserine/phosphohydroxythreonine transaminase, with protein MSRAYNFNAGPAALPDEVLEKAQKEMLNFNNTGMSVMELSHRSADYEQVHNQAQERLRSLLDIPEDYEVLFLQGGASLQFSMLPMNVLQSGETANYILTGSWSEKALKEAQMIGQTRVGASAKEQNFTHIPDVDALQLDSRDKYVHITTNNTIFGTQWQELDYNWLSPVVADMSSDILSRPVPVSSFGAIYAGAQKNLGPSGVTVVIVKKDWVSQAPGHTPTMLRYDTHAEKNSLFHTPPTFAVYLLNEVLGWVEERGGVLGMQQRNKEKAALLYDTIDGSNGFYRGHAETDSRSSMNVTFNLPNEELNKQFLAEAKQAGFVGLNGHRSVGGCRASIYNAVSKESCQALQDFMLTFQKNHQ; from the coding sequence ATGTCACGCGCATATAATTTTAATGCAGGTCCGGCTGCCCTGCCGGACGAGGTTTTGGAAAAAGCCCAGAAGGAAATGCTTAATTTCAACAATACTGGCATGAGCGTTATGGAGCTCAGCCACCGGAGCGCTGATTATGAACAAGTGCATAATCAGGCGCAGGAGAGGCTCCGGAGCCTGCTCGATATTCCGGAGGATTACGAAGTATTATTTCTGCAGGGCGGAGCCAGCCTGCAGTTTTCGATGCTTCCGATGAACGTACTCCAATCCGGGGAAACGGCTAACTATATTTTAACAGGATCCTGGTCGGAAAAAGCACTAAAAGAAGCGCAGATGATCGGCCAGACCCGGGTCGGGGCTTCGGCAAAAGAGCAAAACTTCACCCATATTCCTGATGTTGACGCCCTTCAGCTCGACAGCCGCGATAAATATGTACACATCACCACAAACAACACCATTTTCGGCACGCAGTGGCAGGAGCTTGATTATAACTGGCTTTCCCCGGTAGTCGCCGATATGTCGAGCGACATTTTAAGCCGGCCGGTACCGGTCTCCTCGTTTGGAGCGATCTACGCCGGGGCACAAAAAAATCTGGGCCCGTCCGGCGTTACCGTCGTCATTGTCAAAAAGGACTGGGTCAGCCAGGCTCCCGGACATACCCCGACTATGCTGCGCTACGATACCCATGCGGAAAAGAATTCGCTTTTCCACACCCCTCCGACATTCGCTGTGTACCTGCTGAATGAAGTACTCGGATGGGTCGAAGAACGTGGAGGCGTCCTTGGCATGCAGCAGCGCAACAAGGAAAAAGCAGCTCTCCTATATGACACTATTGACGGCAGCAATGGCTTTTACCGGGGCCATGCTGAAACAGACAGCCGCTCCTCCATGAACGTCACCTTTAACCTTCCTAATGAAGAATTAAATAAACAATTTTTAGCTGAAGCTAAACAGGCCGGCTTTGTCGGATTAAATGGTCACCGATCCGTTGGCGGATGCCGGGCCTCCATTTATAATGCTGTTTCCAAAGAGAGCTGCCAGGCTCTTCAGGACTTTATGCTTACGTTTCAAAAAAATCATCAGTAG